A genomic stretch from Telopea speciosissima isolate NSW1024214 ecotype Mountain lineage chromosome 7, Tspe_v1, whole genome shotgun sequence includes:
- the LOC122667180 gene encoding reticulon-like protein B11 isoform X2: MGDDDSDRQSVGEQVSSPPRRKSVHQALGGSAVADALLWKRWTAGAFLLVTATAFWFLFEWAGYSPLSLVANVLLLLILILFFWAKSASLLNRPLPPLPNLEVSEDFVERAADVARLWINRILKVAHDISLGGDVRLFLQVIFGLWLISYFGSLFSFLSLVYIGILISLTVPALYDKYQDHVDDKLSKTHEVLSSHYRKIDDNILSKIPRSINKEKKIQ; this comes from the exons ATGGGAGACGATGATTCAGACCGTCAATCTGTCGGAGAGCAAGTTTCATCACCACCTCGTCGGAAATCGGTTCATCAAGCTCTCGGCGGTAG CGCAGTTGCCGACGCGCTATTGTGGAAACGATGGACTGCAGGGGCTTTTCTGCTAGTAACAGCGACTGCCTTTTGGTTCCTTTTCGAATGGGCTGGATACAGTCCGTTATCTCTTGTCGCTAATGTGCTATTACTTCTGATTTTAATCTTATTCTTCTGGGCGAAATCCGCATCTCTTCTCAATAG GCCTCTACCTCCTCTTCCCAATCTAGAAGTTTCTGAGGATTTTGTTGAGAGAGCTGCGGATGTAGCAAGATTGTGGATAAACCGCATCCTGAAAGTTGCCCATGATATCTCTCTTGGGGGAGATGTGAGACTTTTCCTTCAG GTAATTTTTGGTCTATGGCTAATATCTTATTTTGGAAGCCTCTTCAGCTTCCTCAGTCTTGTCTATATTG GTATTCTTATATCTCTCACTGTTCCTGCTTTGTACGACAAGTACCAGGATCATGTCGATGACAAGCTGAGTAAAACACACGAAGTCCTTTCATCACATTACAGGAAAATTGATGACAACATCTTAAGCAAGATTCCCAGATCTataaacaaggaaaagaagattcAATAG
- the LOC122667180 gene encoding reticulon-like protein B11 isoform X1: MGDDDSDRQSVGEQVSSPPRRKSVHQALGGSIIADALLWKRWTAGAFLLVTATAFWFLFEWAGYSPLSLVANVLLLLILILFFWAKSASLLNRPLPPLPNLEVSEDFVERAADVARLWINRILKVAHDISLGGDVRLFLQVIFGLWLISYFGSLFSFLSLVYIGILISLTVPALYDKYQDHVDDKLSKTHEVLSSHYRKIDDNILSKIPRSINKEKKIQ; this comes from the exons ATGGGAGACGATGATTCAGACCGTCAATCTGTCGGAGAGCAAGTTTCATCACCACCTCGTCGGAAATCGGTTCATCAAGCTCTCGGCGGTAGTATAA TTGCCGACGCGCTATTGTGGAAACGATGGACTGCAGGGGCTTTTCTGCTAGTAACAGCGACTGCCTTTTGGTTCCTTTTCGAATGGGCTGGATACAGTCCGTTATCTCTTGTCGCTAATGTGCTATTACTTCTGATTTTAATCTTATTCTTCTGGGCGAAATCCGCATCTCTTCTCAATAG GCCTCTACCTCCTCTTCCCAATCTAGAAGTTTCTGAGGATTTTGTTGAGAGAGCTGCGGATGTAGCAAGATTGTGGATAAACCGCATCCTGAAAGTTGCCCATGATATCTCTCTTGGGGGAGATGTGAGACTTTTCCTTCAG GTAATTTTTGGTCTATGGCTAATATCTTATTTTGGAAGCCTCTTCAGCTTCCTCAGTCTTGTCTATATTG GTATTCTTATATCTCTCACTGTTCCTGCTTTGTACGACAAGTACCAGGATCATGTCGATGACAAGCTGAGTAAAACACACGAAGTCCTTTCATCACATTACAGGAAAATTGATGACAACATCTTAAGCAAGATTCCCAGATCTataaacaaggaaaagaagattcAATAG
- the LOC122667175 gene encoding asparagine synthetase [glutamine-hydrolyzing] 2-like, producing MCGILAVFGCSDNSQAKRARIIELSRRLRHRGPDWSGLHCHEDCYLAHQRLAIVDPASGDQPLYNEDKTIIVTVNGEIYNHMDLRAKLKSHEFRTGSDCEVIAHLYEEYGEDFVGMLDGMFSFVLLNTRDNSFIAARDPIGITPLYMGWGLDGSIWFASEMKALSDDCERFISFLPGHIYSSKSGALRRWYNPPWNSECIPSTPYDPLVLRQAFEKAVVKRLMTDVPFGVLLSGGLDSSLVAAVASRYLAESKVARQWGSKLHTFCIGLKGSPDLKAAREVADYLGTHHHEFYFTVQEGIDAVEEVIYHIETYDVTTIRASTPMFLMSRKIKSLGVKMVLSGEGSDEIFGGYLYFHKAPNKEVFHQETCRKIKALHLYDCLRANKSTSAWGVEARVPFLDKDFINVAMDIDPQWKMVRPDIGRIEKWVLRNAFDDDQNPYLPKHILYRQKEQFSDGVGYSWIDGLKDHANRHISDAILTQASFIYPENTPTTKEAYYYRTIFEKFFPKNAARSTVPGGPSVACSTAKALEWDAAWSKNPDPSGRAALGIHDAAYNQAVDSLSVNNSSPFLNIPQKLQEGGAAATAI from the exons ATGTGTGGAATACTCGCCGTCTTCGGTTGCTCCGACAACTCTCAAGCCAAACGAGCCCGAATAATTGAACTATCTCGAAG ATTGCGCCACAGAGGTCCTGACTGGAGTGGCTTACATTGTCATGAAGATTGTTATCTTGCTCACCAGCGGTTGGCTATTGTTGATCCCGCTTCTGGAGATCAACCACTTTACAACGAAGACAAGACAATCATTGTGACG GTGAATGGAGAGATCTACAACCATATGGATTTGAGAGCAAAGCTGAAGTCTCATGAATTTAGAACAGGAAGTGACTGTGAAGTTATTGCTCATCTT TATGAAGAATATGGAGAGGATTTTGTTGGCATGTTGGATGGAATGTTCTCCTTTGTCCTTCTTAATACCCGTGACAACAGTTTCATTGCTGCTAGAGATCCAATTGGTATAACCCCCCTATACATGGGTTGGGGTCTTGATG GATCAATTTGGTTTGCATCAGAAATGAAAGCTTTGAGTGATGATTGTGAACGTTTCATCTCCTTCCTTCCAGGGCATATATATTCTAGCAAAAGTG GTGCGCTCAGGAGGTGGTATAATCCACCATGGAATTCAGAGTGCATACCGTCAACTCCTTATGATCCTTTAGTTTTACGTCAGGCCTTTGAGAAG GCTGTAGTAAAGAGACTTATGACAGATGTGCCATTTGGTGTACTTTTATCTGGAGGACTTGACTCGTCACTTGTTGCTGCTGTGGCTTCCCGTTACTTGGCAGAATCCAAAGTTGCTAGGCAATGGGGATCAAAGTTACATACCTTTTGCATTGGTTTGAAG ggTTCTCCGGATCTTAAGGCTGCAAGGGAGGTTGCAGATTATCTTGGTACTCACCACCATGAGTTCTACTTCACAGTTCAG GAAGGCATAGATGCAGTCGAGGAAGTCATTTACCATATTGAAACTTATGATGTGACAACTATCAGAGCCAGCACTCCAATGTTTCTAATGTCTAGGAAAATAAAATCTTTGGGTGTAAAGATGGTTCTTTCTGGAGAAGGTTCTGATGAAATTTTTGGTGGTTACTTGTATTTCCATAAGGCACCTAACAAGGAGGTGTTTCATCAGGAAACATGTCGAAAG ATTAAAGCTCTTCATCTGTATGATTGCCTAAGGGCAAACAAATCTACTTCAGCATGGGGTGTGGAGGCTCGTGTTCCATTTTTGGATAAGGATTTTATAAATGTTGCCATGGACATTGATCCACAGTGGAAAATG GTGAGACCTGATATTGGTCGCATTGAGAAGTGGGTTCTACGCAATGCATTTGATGATGATCAGAACCCATATCTGCCAAAG CACATATTGTACAGGCAGAAGGAGCAGTTCAGTGATGGAGTTGGATATAGCTGGATTGATGGTTTGAAGGATCATGCAAACAGACAT ATCTCAGATGCAATATTGACTCAGGCAAGCTTCATTTATCCAGAAAATACACCCACAACGAAAGAGGCATACTACTACAGGACTATCTTTGAGAAGTTCTTCCCCAAG AATGCTGCAAGGTCAACAGTTCCAGGAGGTCCTAGTGTTGCATGCAGTACTGCTAAAGCACTAGAATGGGATGCTGCGTGGTCCAAAAACCCTGATCCCTCTGGTCGTGCTGCTCTCGGTATTCATGATGCTGCTTACAATCAAGCAGTGGACTCACTTTCGGTGAATAATTCAAGTCCATTCCTCAATATTCCTCAGAAATTGCAGGAAGGCGGGGCTGCTGCCACAGCTATTTGA